CGACGCACGGGCCAACGGGGGCGTACATCAAGAACGTGCTGCGTTACCAGCTCGACCTCTCGGACTGGGTCCGCGAGTTCAAGGAGACGGCCATGCCGCCCAACTGCTACATCCGCGACGAGCGGGAAGGCAAGCTGTCGATCCGGCCCTACTCCATGGCGTCGGCGCCGGATCTGAGGATTCTACGGCCTGTCTCTATTCAACAGGCGGCCGATCCCGAACCGGCGACGGCGGTGGTCGTCGCCAGCGTGCAGGAGCTGCCGATCAACATGGCGCGCAACTGGTTCGAGCGGGCGACCGGGATGGACTCGGGCGTCCAGTTTGTCCTTGACGGCAGCAAGGAATACTTCTGCCGCCAGGCGAGGGACTCTGGCACCAGGATGAACCAGGGACAGCAGTTCTCCAGCAGCAGTACCTCTCTTACGGTCTTGGATGGCAGCAAGTTCTTGCAGGGGCAGACCATCGCCATCGACACCGAGAGGCTGGCCATAACGGCGATCGCCGGTAACGTCTTGACGGTCACCAGGGGCGTCGATGGCACCGTCGCAACGGCTCACCCCGACGGCCAGGCCATCTACATCGTGGACGCCAGGGATCGCGGTGTCTTCAACTTCAACATCCCGAAAGCCAATCCCTACCAGGCCTTTCCATTCATCGACTCGCTCCAGGTATACGGGACGAAGGACACATACATAACGGTCGCTATCGAGCAGGACGGTACGACGTTCTTCATCCCCGAGGCCACGTACCTTCGCCTAGGCGGCACCGAGAGCGCCACCAAGATTCCTGGCGAGTCGATCAACCGCGCCGCGTCTTCTTATGCCGGTGCGGAGTGGAAACTCCAGATCCAGGTCTACGCCGACAACATGGCGGCAAAGCCTGGCCGGGCTGGGGGAATCTCGGAGATCGAGATCTGGACCAGGACCATCAATGCGCATCGGGCCGAGTTGACAGACGACCAGCAGTTGCTGCCAGGCGCCTACAGGCCTCTGGACGCCAGCTCGCAGTTCGGATCCATCTTTGTCCAAACGAACCCAGGGTCTTCCGATGCCGGTCCGGGAAACAACGTCTCCTACCTGTGGGCGCCGTCTTCCTATCTCAAGCGTGTTTGCCCGAAGTGGGCAGCGACCGCCTCGACGATCCGGCACCGGTTCAAGATCTTGCGCCTACCAGGGATCTCGCTGCACGATTGCCGGAGCCTCGCGGAAGAGTACCTCCTCGAGGAGACCTACAAGGCGACGCCGTTCGAGGTTACCGCGCCCCTGGACGATCGGATCGAAATCGGGGATACCGTGAGCCTGGATATGCCTGACGGCACCAATCGGGTGCTGTTCGTCGAGGGAATCTCGGATGGCGGCGGACCGGACGAGCACCTTGCAACGTACACCCTGACCGATCGTTCCGCCGCCAACAGGCAGGCCGTATGAAGCATCAGGCCACCGACTCCTGGCGGGCGGCCCGGGCCATCGCTGTCTCGACGGCGCTATTTGCAGGAATGTTGGGAGCCTGCATCCCTCGAGGACTGGATCCAGGGCGAGTTCAGGCTTCTTCGGCCCCGCGCCACAGTCCAGCCGTCTCTTCCGCGATGACAGCCGAATCGCCCGGGGCTTCGACAGGGCCGACGCAACTCGCCGCCGATTCTACCCCCAGTTGGTCACCTGATCCGAGCCCCAGCCCGACGCTCTACCCCGGGCTCGAAACCGTGAAGAAGAGCGTATTCAAGGACTACTACCTCCACTACTCGGGCAACTTCCCCGGGGACTTCGATGGCCAGGGCGGATCCCGCACGCTCTGCGGTTACGACACCGACTGGATCGATCTGCCGACGGGCGCCACCAGCTCCACCGGGGGCCCGAGAACGGTGGGCTTCCGATCGATGATCCCGCCGCCCTGCCCCACGGCTTCACCGGGCCCGAGCCTGGGAGACCACAGCGGGCGCAACATCGCGGGCAAGTGGATTTTCTACCGGAGTACCCAGAGCGTGGACGTCGTGTACAACTGGTATTGGACTGGACCCGTTCTTCGGCCCATCCCGGGAAGTTTCCACTGGTTTTCAGGTGCACCGTCGGAGCCTAGCAACTTCGATTATTGGTATGAAGGTTTCGGAAGCCTGTCGACCGGTTTGGCGGTTGCGATGGGGGGTAATAGCCTCCTACTTTTGCAGTACGCGACCGGATCGATCGCCAACGTAGCTCTCGTCCGGATTTGGACGCCGCCACAGTCTGGTCCGCCTTACCGCACAAACGTTGAACTCGCCTATCAGACGGCCACGGGCACGATGGTTATCGAGTAGGGGGAAGAATGGCCACTTTGCTCATCATCGCCAACGATCGGGCGCTCAACGACTCCCTCAACTTGAGCCTGCTCTACGGCGGGCCGCAGGGCCTGCTGGAGCCGGCGATGGTCTCGCGCGGGGCCGTGATCGACACCTTCGGCGGACCGATGCGGGTCGCGGCCCGGGCGACCCATTTCGAGCCGCGCCGGATGAAGTTCTCGGGCTTGATAGGGACGCCGGGCGGGAATGCCGACGGACACCTCGACCTGTATCAGCGGGCGCACGATGCCTTCCGGACCATCCAGGGGCGGCCGGCGCGGATCCAGATCGGCTCGCTCGTGCTCGACGCCGCCTTCGGCCAGCTCTCCTTCTCGGGTATCACCGACAATCCCCGGGTCCTGGGGTGGAGCCTCGACGCCGAGGCCGTGCCGGCCACCTTCGGGGCGCTGTACGGCTATGCCGTCGGCATCGCGCAAGGAGTACAGGTCGTCGACGACCGGCGCGACCACGCGAGCCTGAAGTACACGACGATCGCTTCCGACGGCTCTGTCTTCAAGATCACGTCGCCGGCTTCGGCCGCCACGGAGATCGGCCTGGTCTTGAGCGGCCTGACGGCCGGAACCACCTACTACATCGCCAACTCCGACCCCCGCAGCCTGCCGGTCTGCTTCACCTCTTCCTCGACGTGGCACTACCTCCCGCCCGGATCCAGCCTCGTCTGCTGGCCAGGCGGGCCGGGCAACCCCGGCGGCGTCAACACGTTCCGAATCCAGTCCGACTCGGCGGGTACCCTGGCCTCGCCCGGGGGCACCTTCGTCGCGGCCGTCGCGCCGCACGTCACGATCTGGCGTTTCCTCGGCAACGACGGCAATCGCTTCGGCGACGGCCCGGCGATCCTGACGCACTTCCGCCGGGCCAAGGCAACCTGTTGCTCCGGTGCAAGCGGCACGAACCTCGCGACCGCCGGGGACGTGGCGGCGCGCACCGGCACGGCGCTGGGCGGCTACACCGCGGCGGCCGCCGGTCTGGTGCTCGAAGGCCAGGCGACGAACCTGATCCAGTACCCCGAGGCCATCGGCAACGCCTACTGGACCAAGACGCGCTGCGCGATCTCCGGCACGGCAACAGCGCCAGACGGCAGCAACTCGATGAACGGCATCATCGAGAGCGCCGACACCGATACCCACTTCGTCACGCGGACGGGCGTGTTCTCGATCGCCCAGCAGGCATGCATCAAGTTCTTCGCCAAGGCCAGCAACCGCGCCTGGGTCGTGGCGGGCTTCGACATCACCGACGACGACGAGATCGCCTACTTCAACATCTCCACCGGCACGGTCGGCACGACCGGCTCGCAGGTCTCGGCAAGGATCTACGACTGGGGCGGCGGCATCTACCTCTGCTGCGTCTTCACCGCCTCGGCACCCGGCACCGACGTCGTGATCGGCTCGGCCAGCGCCGACGCCACCAAGAGCTTCGCCGGCAACACCGGCTTCACGGCGTTCTACCTGTGGGGCGTCGATGCCAAGACGATACCTTTCCCGGACAGCTACACGCCAAACCCCGACGCACTCCCGGGCGGCAAGACCCGCCATGCCGACCACGCCGCCATTCACAGGCCACACAACTACCTGAAGGATTCCTACGACCAGACCGACGGCGCCCACTGGTCGCCGTCCGGCACAGGCTCCGCGCAGCCCACCCGGGCCGGCACCGGCGCGGACGGCAACACGGCCTGCACCTGGACGATCGACAACACCGACATCACCGACCAGGTGACTGTCTCGGCCGGAGCCTCACCGCAGACACTCACCGTCACGCGCAAGGCGGACGGCGGCGTGCAGAGCGGGGCGGACATCAACGTCGGCAACGTCTGGGACGGTGCGCTGCACACCTTCAAGATACAGTGGGAGCACTACACGCTGAACGGCACCCGGTACATGTACCTGAAGCTCGACGTGGACGGCTCGAACAAGTGGACGTCAAGCAACCTGGCTTCGGCGGCCGTCTCCTGGTCCGCGGACGAACGGCTGTGGATCAGCAGGGGAGAGGTCTACAGCGTCATCCGCGACCTCACGCTGGGCGCCGTGCCAGTCTCGTCCCTGCCGACAGGGGCGATCCCGGCGATTCCGGAGTAGTTCCGGAAGCGCACCGCCGCAGACCGCGCGGTCGGAGCTCGCCGGCTTCCGGGCATAATAGAGGCCATGGGCGAATGGGACTCCTACGTCGACGCCAATCGTCGCCGCCTTCGGGAGCATGAGGCGCGGATGCGCCAGCTGCGGGTGGACGCCCGTCAGGCCGCGGAAGCGGCAGCCGAACGACTCGCGACGACCCTGGGTGCGCGCCGGATCTTCCTGTTCGGATCACTGGCAAGAGGCATTCGCTTCGACGAGCACTCGGACGTCGACCTCGCCGTCGAGGGCATTCCCCCGCAACGGCGATTCGAGGCCACACTCCTTGCCGAGGAGTCGGGAGGGCGTTTCGCTTTCGACGTCGTGCCGATCGAGAATGCACCCGACTCTTTGCGCGAGCGGATCGAGCGGGAAGGCATCCGCTTGTGGCCCCGGTAGCGCCCAACGAAGCAGCGGAAGCGTCGCAAGAGCTGGCCGCCGAGATCTCGAACCTCGAGCGGACCGCCGGCGAGATCGCCCGACTCGCCGGGGAGGGCCCTGAATCCGCCAAGTACGGCCTGTCCCTGCTTCTGATGAACTACTACACGGGTGCCGAGCGACTCTTCGTGCGCATCGAGGCCCTCTTCGGAATACGTCCGGACAGGGGAGAGCGGTGGCACGCGGACCTGCTCAACAGGATGACGCTCGTCGTCCCATCGCTCAGGCCTGCCGTCATCACCGGGGAGACCGCGCGGCTGCTGCGTCCCTTGCTCGGTTTCAGGCACGTGATCCGGAACCTCTACTTCTGGGACATCGACCGCGCCCAGGTCGATAGGCACGTCGCGGACCTGCCCGCGATCCATGCGTCGCTCGCGGCAGACGTCGGCAAGTTCAGGAGCTTCCTGGAGGCTCTCGCCGAAGGCTGAGCAGATCGGCTGGCAAGCGCCATGCCGGCCAGACCGTGGTTTCTCCAAGCGCGCCGTGGCCGCAAAAGCGCGAAACATCACGGTTTTACCGGGTGTCTTTGCTATCATGGCGCCCGTTCGAGCCCATTCGTGAAACGCCTCGAAGTCTTCATCAACGTCCTCCTCCTGGCGGTCGTGGTGGCTGCGGCGTGCTTCCTCTACTGGGCCTGGCGCGAGCAGGCGAAGATCTACGCGCACATCAAGCGCGAGATAGAGACGCAGGCGACGCAGGCGCTGGGCTTGCCGGTGGAAGTGGGCGCCATCGAGGGCCTCTGGTGGCAGGATCTCAAGATAAGTTCCGTGCGCGTCCGCAGCCACGCCGGCAAGGGGGCGCCCACCGCCGTGTTCGTGCCGGAGATTCGGGCGCGGTACTCCATCCCCGAGATCCTGCGCCTCGGGCGCAAGCCGGTCGAAGTCGAGGTCCTCCGCCCCCTGGTGACGCTCGCCCGGGACGAGCGCGGGACATTCTCGGTGCGGCCGAAAGCGCGGCCGCCCGAACCCCCGGGCGAACTGCCGAAGCTGCCCATCATCCACGTCACGGTCAAGGACGGCGCCATCGAGTGGCTCGATCGCTTCCAGGCCACCTCCAGCCAGGTCGTGCCGTTCGCGCGGCGCATCCCGCTGGACCGGGCCGATGCGACGCTGCGCAAGGGCCAGCTGACCTGGATCGCCGATCTGCGGGACGCCAAGGCCGAGTTGCACGCCCGCGGCCGGCACGACGTGGACCGGGCGAGCGGCGAGGCCTCCATGCGGGTCACGGGCGTCGATCTGCCCACGTGGGGGGGCTACGGCGCGCCCAGCGACGACTACCGCATCCTCGCCGGGGCCGCCGACGCGGTAGCGGCCGTCGGGTACGACCTGGCCGACGCCCGGCGCACCAGGGTCGGCGGGCAGGTCTGGATCAAGGACCTGACGCTCGAGCACAAGGACGTGCTTGCGCCGGTCGAGGACGTCTCCGTCGAGGCGGCCTTCGACCGGAAAAAGGTCACGGTGCGCAAGGTGGCGGCCAGCGTGCTGGGCAACGCCGTCACGGGCGGCGGGACGGTGGACATCCGCGATCCGCTAAAGCCGCAACTCGCCCTGGATTTCGCGATCCCCCGGTTC
This genomic window from Candidatus Tanganyikabacteria bacterium contains:
- a CDS encoding nucleotidyltransferase domain-containing protein — its product is MRQLRVDARQAAEAAAERLATTLGARRIFLFGSLARGIRFDEHSDVDLAVEGIPPQRRFEATLLAEESGGRFAFDVVPIENAPDSLRERIEREGIRLWPR
- a CDS encoding antitoxin — encoded protein: MAPVAPNEAAEASQELAAEISNLERTAGEIARLAGEGPESAKYGLSLLLMNYYTGAERLFVRIEALFGIRPDRGERWHADLLNRMTLVVPSLRPAVITGETARLLRPLLGFRHVIRNLYFWDIDRAQVDRHVADLPAIHASLAADVGKFRSFLEALAEG